One region of Vitis vinifera cultivar Pinot Noir 40024 chromosome 1, ASM3070453v1 genomic DNA includes:
- the LOC104880748 gene encoding uncharacterized protein LOC104880748: protein MQREMAAESIYKERCIAVDDGGSWAKYMSISGSPDDEYGIISEECLLTVDENREGQAAAFGDDIAIGCLATEFKREIFVVRRHRSLISFLFSLFFAYAHFAWNSDFIFSNLFLSN, encoded by the exons ATGCagag AGAAATGGCAGCAGAGTCTATTTACAAAGAGAGATGTATTGCTGTGGACGACGGCGGGAGTTGGGCCAAATACATGTCTATCTCTGGTTCTCCTGATGATGAATATGGCATCATCTCCGAGGAGTGTTTATTGACTGTAGATGAGAATAGAGAAGGTCAGGCAGCGGCTTTTGGAGATGACATAGCCATTGGATGTCTTGCCACAGAGTTCAAGCGAGAGATATTTGTTGTAAGAAGACATCGGTCCCTTATTTCGTTCCTATTTTCCTTGTTCTTTGCATATGCCCATTTTGCTTGGAATtctgattttattttctcaaatcttTTCTTATCCAATtaa